The Alteripontixanthobacter sp. genome has a window encoding:
- a CDS encoding ABC transporter ATP-binding protein: MSNAVVQLEGLTRSFEQGGVRIDVLRGIDLAIQPGEIVGLLGPSGSGKSTMLQAVGLLEGGFGGRIVIGGTDASALPADGRTKLRRDHLGFVYQFHHLLPDFNAMENVILPQMIAGKSRAEAEERAQHLLTELGLEHRLDHRPSKLSGGEQQRVAVARGLANRPTLVLADEPTGNLDETTSEKVLEQFLSLVRGEGSAALVATHNEGLAARLDRVLRLHEGHLE; encoded by the coding sequence ATGAGTAATGCGGTGGTCCAGCTCGAAGGCCTGACCCGATCGTTCGAGCAAGGCGGGGTGCGGATCGACGTGCTGCGCGGGATCGACCTCGCGATACAGCCGGGCGAGATCGTCGGGCTGCTCGGCCCCTCCGGATCGGGCAAATCGACCATGCTCCAGGCGGTAGGGCTGCTCGAAGGCGGATTTGGCGGACGGATCGTGATCGGCGGAACCGATGCCAGCGCGCTGCCGGCAGATGGCCGCACCAAGCTGCGGCGCGACCATCTGGGTTTCGTCTATCAGTTTCACCATTTGCTACCCGATTTCAACGCGATGGAAAACGTGATCCTGCCGCAAATGATCGCCGGAAAAAGCAGGGCGGAGGCGGAGGAACGGGCGCAGCACCTGCTCACAGAATTAGGGCTGGAACACCGCCTCGACCACCGCCCGTCCAAACTTTCGGGCGGTGAGCAGCAACGCGTGGCAGTGGCTCGCGGCCTGGCAAATCGCCCGACGCTGGTGCTGGCGGACGAGCCGACCGGCAATCTGGACGAAACCACGTCGGAAAAAGTGCTCGAACAATTTCTCTCTCTTGTTCGCGGAGAAGGCAGCGCGGCGCTTGTCGCCACGCATAATGAAGGGCTGGCCGCAAGGCTGGACCGGGTTTTGCGGCTTCACGAAGGGCATCTGGAATAG
- a CDS encoding glutathione peroxidase, giving the protein MTTIADFTVETPQGDLDLAEKKGQVLLVVNTASKCGFTPQYEGLEKLQADFGERGFEVLAFPCNQFGAQEPGDADEIAQFCKLNYDTSFPLMSKIDVNGPGADPLFGWMKAEAPGLMGSKTIKWNFTKFLIDREGKVVRRFGPSDTPASIAKHIEKLL; this is encoded by the coding sequence ATGACCACGATTGCCGATTTTACCGTCGAAACGCCGCAAGGCGACCTCGACCTCGCAGAGAAGAAGGGACAGGTCCTGCTGGTAGTCAACACGGCCAGCAAATGCGGCTTCACCCCGCAATATGAAGGGCTGGAGAAGCTGCAGGCCGATTTTGGCGAGCGGGGGTTCGAAGTGCTTGCATTTCCTTGCAACCAGTTTGGCGCGCAGGAGCCGGGCGATGCGGATGAAATCGCGCAGTTCTGCAAGCTGAATTACGACACGTCGTTTCCGCTGATGAGCAAGATCGATGTCAACGGGCCGGGTGCCGACCCGTTATTCGGGTGGATGAAGGCGGAGGCGCCGGGCCTGATGGGCTCCAAAACCATCAAGTGGAACTTCACCAAGTTCCTGATCGACCGCGAAGGCAAGGTGGTGCGCCGCTTCGGCCCCAGCGATACGCCGGCCTCGATTGCGAAGCACATCGAAAAGCTGCTCTGA